In Stieleria varia, one genomic interval encodes:
- a CDS encoding DUF4870 domain-containing protein: MAISDEFERLAQMRRDGLLTETEFEEAKRLAMQEQRKTQPAGFSSSSISGSQPGMVCGMREETWCMLMHLSQLLVFSGLGIVAPIVMWALGKDQSELTRRHGARMMNWLISGLLYAAIAGFMSLFLIGIPFLILLAVLDVVFPIVAAVKCNNHEVWSYPGAIKFFPED, translated from the coding sequence GTGGCAATATCCGATGAATTTGAACGTTTGGCCCAGATGCGTCGTGACGGTTTGTTGACCGAGACGGAGTTTGAGGAAGCAAAACGCTTGGCGATGCAGGAACAGCGGAAGACGCAGCCTGCAGGATTTTCATCGAGTTCGATCAGCGGTTCTCAGCCCGGCATGGTCTGTGGGATGCGCGAGGAGACTTGGTGCATGTTGATGCACCTGTCCCAACTGCTGGTGTTCTCCGGACTGGGGATCGTTGCTCCCATTGTGATGTGGGCGTTGGGAAAAGATCAGTCCGAACTCACTCGGCGTCATGGCGCACGGATGATGAACTGGTTGATCAGCGGACTGCTGTACGCCGCGATCGCAGGGTTCATGAGCCTGTTTCTGATCGGAATCCCTTTCCTGATCTTGCTCGCCGTGCTGGATGTCGTGTTCCCCATCGTGGCTGCGGTGAAGTGCAACAACCACGAGGTCTGGTCGTATCCGGGTGCGATCAAGTTCTTTCCAGAGGACTGA
- a CDS encoding transposase: MPRPHRVQFPGAIYHLITRGDGRRALFHDEGHYERFTRGLTEQVSRCGWEVFAFCWMPNHIHALVRTPEPNLATGMQHWLSGYANWYAKRNRRTGHLYQGRYKAFTAGPMRIRPTGNTSARVWPRGMTF; this comes from the coding sequence ATGCCTCGTCCTCACCGCGTCCAGTTCCCCGGGGCTATTTATCACCTGATCACCCGGGGTGATGGCCGACGGGCACTGTTTCACGATGAGGGACACTACGAACGCTTCACCCGTGGACTCACTGAGCAAGTCTCCCGGTGCGGCTGGGAGGTCTTTGCGTTTTGCTGGATGCCCAATCACATCCACGCGCTCGTTCGCACACCCGAGCCGAACCTGGCCACCGGCATGCAGCACTGGCTTTCCGGATACGCCAACTGGTATGCCAAACGCAACCGACGCACCGGGCATCTGTACCAGGGTCGCTACAAGGCCTTCACGGCGGGGCCGATGCGAATAAGGCCTACCGGAAATACGTCAGCGAGGGTTTGGCCCAGGGGCATGACCTTTTGA
- a CDS encoding formylglycine-generating enzyme family protein, which yields MLTGGLPVTLSADLGFEPAPTDDHPVVNVSWNDAVAFCAWLSQKEGLTYRLPTEAEWEFSCRAGSDGRFAWGDDATQLLEYGWCGGSGTHPVGRKKPNAFGLFDMHGNVFEWCADHDTPYGDELAIDPIGSRGSWRTKRGGSWRVDWMGARNAYRTGFDPTGRHDNLGFRVVRVLGTDVER from the coding sequence ATGTTAACCGGCGGGTTGCCGGTCACACTCAGTGCAGACCTGGGTTTTGAACCCGCGCCAACCGATGACCACCCCGTGGTCAATGTTTCTTGGAATGATGCGGTTGCTTTCTGTGCATGGCTATCACAAAAGGAGGGCCTTACGTATCGCTTACCGACCGAAGCCGAATGGGAATTCTCCTGCCGCGCAGGCAGTGATGGAAGGTTCGCGTGGGGCGACGATGCAACACAGCTATTGGAGTACGGTTGGTGTGGTGGCAGCGGAACCCATCCTGTCGGCCGAAAGAAGCCAAATGCTTTTGGTTTGTTTGACATGCACGGTAATGTTTTTGAGTGGTGTGCAGACCACGACACGCCATACGGCGATGAACTCGCGATTGATCCAATAGGCTCCCGAGGTAGCTGGCGTACGAAACGCGGCGGCTCCTGGAGAGTAGATTGGATGGGCGCGAGAAACGCTTATCGAACCGGCTTTGATCCGACCGGTCGTCACGATAACCTTGGATTCCGCGTTGTTCGTGTCCTCGGGACTGATGTGGAACGCTAG
- a CDS encoding transposase has protein sequence MGRAKRADEAGAIYHALNRGNGRATIFHKPEDYDAFERILAQGLERYPCQLLAYQLMPNHWHLVRQLLPAFLMSHFWPK, from the coding sequence ATGGGTCGAGCCAAACGCGCTGACGAGGCGGGAGCGATTTACCACGCGTTGAACCGTGGCAACGGCAGGGCTACGATTTTCCACAAGCCGGAAGACTACGATGCCTTCGAACGCATTTTGGCCCAAGGGCTGGAGCGATACCCGTGTCAATTGCTCGCCTACCAGTTGATGCCCAATCACTGGCATTTGGTCCGTCAGCTGTTACCGGCCTTTTTGATGTCGCATTTTTGGCCGAAATGA
- a CDS encoding ISKra4 family transposase, whose translation MSVEHSSDIDNPTSSSFPQSPEQIAEKLQQCGDTIREHVVNASKCGQSFDETERAVWNLVLKTGFLAMELFTKLQGKGDLGDQAVSESGKTLRRSEKPTDTVVRSIFGEHAFQQYTYSPGKNKRIELHPISARMQLPEHRWSYLLQEFSQMFCVESAFNQAADNLELVFGAKFSIDTLEQTSQRMGVQADAFLDDLPTPKKKDEAELLVASADCKGVPLIKDDAAKVAAFETAKKRPGNRRMATVTSAYTVDPYVRTAEQIVAALFRDDKEPGTQSRKSKKKRPRPKHKHTSAHFPATFVDDDTEVPISGIHEGIAWLADQVSVRRKKLQVIILLMDGQQSLWEVAQLHLGDDPLVVPILDIIHVATYVWEASSLFEKSSEKRAAFTRERLLKILRGEVNGVIRGLRRMGSLGKLKGDKLKDLRRICGYFEKHKDRMRYDEYLAAGYPIASGVIEGACGHLVKDRMERSGMRWTLEAARSMLNVRAVFQSDYWDKFCKQRVTELSESTHPNRNMVCHYTPLTMAC comes from the coding sequence ATGAGCGTCGAACATTCAAGCGATATTGACAACCCCACTTCGTCTTCTTTTCCGCAGTCGCCCGAGCAAATCGCCGAGAAACTGCAGCAGTGCGGCGACACCATCCGAGAACACGTCGTCAATGCTTCTAAATGCGGCCAGTCTTTCGATGAAACAGAGCGTGCCGTGTGGAATCTTGTCTTGAAAACCGGCTTTCTGGCGATGGAGCTCTTCACCAAACTCCAAGGCAAGGGGGACCTTGGTGATCAAGCGGTCAGCGAATCAGGCAAAACACTGCGACGCAGCGAGAAACCGACCGACACGGTGGTTCGGTCGATTTTCGGTGAACACGCCTTTCAACAGTACACCTACAGCCCGGGAAAGAACAAGAGAATCGAACTGCATCCGATCAGCGCCCGCATGCAACTGCCGGAGCACCGCTGGTCGTACCTGCTCCAAGAGTTCTCCCAAATGTTCTGCGTCGAATCCGCATTCAACCAGGCCGCTGATAATCTCGAACTCGTTTTCGGAGCGAAATTCTCGATCGACACGCTCGAACAGACCAGCCAGAGAATGGGGGTCCAGGCCGATGCCTTTCTGGACGACTTGCCCACGCCCAAAAAGAAGGATGAAGCCGAGCTTCTCGTCGCTTCGGCCGACTGCAAGGGCGTTCCCTTGATCAAAGACGATGCCGCCAAAGTTGCTGCTTTTGAGACAGCAAAGAAACGGCCCGGAAACCGTCGCATGGCAACGGTCACGAGTGCTTACACCGTCGATCCCTATGTTCGCACAGCCGAGCAAATTGTCGCTGCCTTGTTCCGTGATGACAAAGAACCCGGCACGCAATCACGCAAGAGCAAAAAGAAACGACCGCGGCCAAAGCACAAGCACACATCGGCTCACTTTCCCGCGACCTTCGTGGACGACGATACGGAGGTTCCCATCAGCGGTATCCACGAGGGGATCGCATGGCTCGCAGATCAAGTCAGTGTCCGCCGAAAGAAACTCCAAGTGATCATTCTGTTAATGGACGGTCAGCAGAGCCTCTGGGAAGTCGCGCAGTTACACTTAGGCGACGATCCATTAGTGGTGCCAATCTTGGACATCATTCACGTAGCGACTTACGTGTGGGAGGCTTCGTCATTGTTCGAGAAATCCAGCGAAAAGCGAGCAGCGTTTACGCGGGAGCGATTGCTGAAAATCCTGCGTGGTGAGGTCAACGGGGTGATCCGAGGGCTACGTCGAATGGGTTCGCTTGGGAAACTCAAGGGCGATAAACTCAAAGACCTTCGACGCATCTGTGGTTACTTCGAGAAACACAAGGATCGGATGCGTTACGACGAATATCTTGCTGCAGGCTACCCGATTGCCTCGGGTGTGATCGAAGGCGCGTGCGGGCACTTGGTAAAGGACCGCATGGAACGAAGCGGGATGCGTTGGACGCTGGAAGCTGCACGGAGCATGCTCAACGTGCGGGCGGTATTTCAGAGTGACTACTGGGATAAATTCTGCAAACAGCGAGTCACGGAGTTGAGCGAGAGCACCCATCCAAACCGTAACATGGTCTGCCACTACACTCCGCTTACCATGGCATGTTAA
- a CDS encoding RHS repeat-associated core domain-containing protein, protein MLAGSRIIITLPDGTKEGFTFSPVKTNISAYGTGFSETYRPGFIPDPGNTSGLYVKQGFTLVKYGSGSEYVSLTQDATLNLSYNPANPAFGGYFEVQLRDGTVYGMDITGRTEDVWVEDRNKNRVTYSRNRITHSNGRVVTIQRTGDRINSITDPAGYSTQYGYDGLGNLISVTDRSNRTTQFSYDDSQFVHHITGVIDALNRTALANDYDSDGRLETLTDAASESAGIGLSPDLRTQETLDDDGNVISTITFDHRGNVIREEGPGERLIVRRFTEDRVDRETQVVGQLDSTENGETDDLVTQYQYNAKGELETSTDSRGNSQRVGYTSTGSVDWSADPLGNQTNYLYDDRGNIEEVVTSTSRQKLGYDTDGNVTQVYRYLDGEYLLSVTNKYDSFGQLERVENEYGSITTFQYDAVGRQTHVFRTELDQDGTELHFTDVTQYDPEGRAYLSQRQVQRGDGPVLTLSSQETFYDALGQVERVEEIRGDADPRITWNTYDIRGLSIQTRTNSRGSNPLNPSEISESFSVSRSYYDEDGRSILSTQFVEDPATVSGQFDNATSNDVSYTHYDIQGRVDATYRLAGVKIIITGTPANLTSHLDVGGIVYDEAVHGSLDDWLLSHATILSKTATQYDALGRVSSQVNQYGLRTQTTYNQHGDTTESRSEVSLSGDFQRPAGTESVWMVSRTVYDDFGRSVCSTNSYLVFVDAAGNETIGSEVTATYSHYDGLGRAWKTEQLSDVVVSIDSKGQTTLEPGSTVVSWSETRFDDQGRTIQSISSSGLVTDYEFDSQGRQWASAGLRQLARDVAGLSQQDFSSDEYVRSRTETLYDGNGQASRTVSNLIQVESSDGTVLRVIRDQERWSEATLDGFGNAVRTTFNDDSYIEYRFNDFGEQIAESQQIDGRYVTTWSESDESFVIVGWEGITQLSPPTGFMQLGQSVPTRLMSYDSLGRLQSVALPAADDGSGQLVRPTYLYGYDSFGNQNLIVDPLGHETRFTFDNDGRQLTRTLPLGFGDDGQLGTPDDLPGLPSNQSWGDGYYTESFRYDDLGRQYLHISFEGIVTEQIFDDPTVPALPDGSSTGRMIELRYYDSIADYDNGTLRETWTYTYDAWGRQRTATHSTIDGSTTTEDRVETNTFDEQGRLWVVQTPEGTLEYRYDDQGRKTDTIVRSANADVPSDSSLAWQTPAERITSYTYDAFGRLKTVVEDSDPSDATNETLDTQYGYTFSGSLGRTSLPNGVTQNYAYDSLGRLDVMHDSYVVETSGETLELARYDYSVRADGKRTGLVESFWFDANADGIRDVDEVKTTSYDWIYDHVGRLTQETVDHWDESFDQTESFAYDLTGNRTSLTRVPSAIGSPLPDQGEGPGVRVDYEYDANDRLFAEFSDDRSLADNDTFTEYDYDHTQQTRKTVHTGAETSGPRFSQQLFGYNLQGRMASVINDTFDGTGTLTARERTRYEYDAKSFRVSLVTEDGTSLSADPNTEVWSLKSETSFLADHHNHTGYTQTIREMTTNADGSTKTIDYTFGQDEIAQRVRTDDGQGNTTDETLIFGHDGHGSVRVLYDAAAAIAQVFTFAAYGEMIALHNEAAASIAVSARLSSLGYSGEHFDAKAAQQYLRARFYNPANGRFNRLDPFAGNMQDPQSLHKYAYVHGDPILGVDSNGEYTIASSLSGMTIQAGMSNALNDASMAAYSAAVGAKSSQSIGEFVQVFDEKFNEALEGSFYSLLPFLGTLYDLYKFGEAAFSFIGSVIDRTGTNSGTNSNTFTHRLTPAVFGQVAPGIRGWTASRYFTKYRPGMVMDSVKRIKDGIVDYVPLIGSPQGTTRLGAPTAHAQEVKRLAVAIAEHADTELVAMNRSLSTTLRDIAGTYSPWAKKLGVNLYIPVNYKSLTNQLDRYSPDVIAIQGDLLILQEVASPMQMARHGVDPDYIKWLAAVKQVASDSSLRVRIEVYDTAGNLAKVL, encoded by the coding sequence ATGCTGGCGGGTTCCCGCATCATCATCACGCTGCCTGACGGAACCAAGGAAGGGTTCACGTTTAGCCCCGTGAAGACCAATATCAGTGCTTATGGCACTGGTTTTAGCGAAACCTATCGACCTGGATTCATCCCCGATCCGGGAAACACCAGCGGCTTGTATGTGAAACAAGGGTTTACGCTTGTCAAATACGGAAGTGGCAGCGAGTACGTGAGCCTGACCCAGGATGCAACGCTCAACCTATCGTACAACCCGGCGAATCCGGCATTCGGAGGGTATTTCGAAGTTCAACTGCGTGATGGCACCGTCTATGGAATGGACATCACCGGGCGGACAGAGGATGTTTGGGTGGAGGACCGAAACAAAAACCGCGTGACCTACTCGCGAAATCGAATCACTCACTCCAACGGTCGCGTGGTCACGATCCAGCGAACGGGTGATCGGATCAACAGCATCACAGATCCGGCTGGCTATTCCACCCAATACGGATACGACGGTCTCGGCAATCTCATCAGCGTTACCGATCGTTCGAATCGAACCACACAATTCAGCTATGATGATTCGCAATTCGTTCACCACATCACTGGCGTTATCGATGCACTCAACCGAACGGCACTGGCCAACGACTACGATTCCGACGGACGTTTGGAAACGTTGACAGACGCGGCCAGCGAAAGTGCCGGTATCGGCCTGTCCCCAGACTTGCGGACTCAAGAGACACTTGATGACGACGGCAATGTGATTTCGACCATCACCTTCGACCATCGTGGAAACGTCATTCGCGAGGAAGGGCCCGGTGAACGACTGATTGTCCGTCGATTCACAGAAGACAGAGTTGATCGTGAAACGCAGGTCGTGGGCCAACTCGATTCGACCGAGAACGGTGAAACCGATGACTTGGTGACTCAGTACCAGTACAACGCCAAAGGCGAACTGGAAACTTCCACCGATTCGCGAGGCAATTCTCAGAGAGTCGGCTACACATCGACCGGTTCAGTCGATTGGAGCGCGGATCCACTCGGCAATCAAACCAATTATCTCTATGACGATCGGGGCAATATCGAGGAGGTCGTCACGTCGACATCGCGGCAAAAGCTCGGCTACGACACCGACGGAAATGTTACCCAAGTATACCGCTACTTGGACGGCGAGTATCTACTGAGTGTCACGAACAAGTACGACTCGTTCGGACAACTTGAGCGAGTCGAAAACGAGTACGGGAGCATCACGACATTTCAGTACGATGCGGTAGGTCGCCAAACTCACGTCTTCCGCACCGAACTCGACCAGGATGGAACGGAGCTGCATTTCACGGACGTCACCCAATACGATCCGGAAGGCAGAGCCTATTTGAGCCAACGACAGGTTCAACGTGGAGACGGGCCAGTCCTGACTCTTTCGTCCCAAGAAACCTTTTACGATGCCTTGGGACAAGTTGAACGCGTGGAGGAGATCCGTGGGGATGCCGACCCTCGGATCACATGGAACACCTACGACATCCGTGGTCTCAGCATCCAGACACGGACCAACTCTCGTGGTTCCAATCCGCTCAATCCAAGCGAAATCAGTGAATCCTTCTCAGTCAGTAGAAGCTACTACGACGAGGACGGTCGATCTATCCTGTCAACCCAGTTTGTGGAAGATCCAGCGACTGTGTCAGGGCAGTTTGACAATGCCACCTCCAACGACGTGTCGTACACTCATTACGACATCCAAGGGAGAGTCGATGCGACCTATCGCCTCGCCGGTGTAAAAATCATCATCACTGGTACTCCAGCAAACCTGACATCACATCTGGACGTCGGTGGCATTGTCTACGATGAAGCGGTTCATGGAAGCCTGGACGACTGGCTTCTGTCCCACGCGACCATCCTCTCAAAAACAGCTACTCAATATGACGCTTTGGGTAGGGTCAGTTCTCAAGTGAATCAGTACGGTTTGAGAACTCAAACAACGTACAACCAACACGGCGATACGACAGAATCGCGTTCCGAAGTCTCATTGTCTGGAGACTTTCAAAGACCTGCGGGCACGGAATCTGTGTGGATGGTTTCCAGAACGGTTTACGACGATTTCGGGAGATCGGTTTGCAGCACCAATAGCTATCTGGTCTTTGTCGACGCCGCGGGCAACGAAACCATCGGTTCGGAGGTCACCGCGACTTATTCCCACTACGATGGCTTGGGCAGAGCTTGGAAGACAGAGCAACTGTCAGATGTCGTTGTCAGCATCGATTCCAAGGGACAAACCACCCTGGAGCCTGGCTCCACGGTGGTATCCTGGTCTGAAACAAGATTTGACGACCAAGGACGTACGATCCAGTCGATTTCGTCCTCAGGTCTGGTCACCGACTATGAATTTGACAGTCAAGGACGCCAGTGGGCATCGGCGGGGCTACGACAGTTGGCGCGAGACGTTGCCGGTCTTTCGCAACAAGATTTTTCCAGTGACGAATACGTCCGCAGTCGAACCGAGACCCTCTACGATGGGAACGGGCAGGCGAGCAGAACCGTCAGCAACCTCATTCAAGTCGAATCGTCCGATGGAACCGTGCTACGTGTGATCCGGGATCAGGAGCGTTGGAGCGAGGCGACATTGGACGGTTTCGGAAATGCCGTCCGAACGACGTTCAACGACGACTCGTACATTGAATATCGATTCAACGACTTTGGCGAACAGATAGCGGAGTCGCAACAAATCGACGGTCGTTATGTCACAACTTGGTCGGAGTCCGACGAGTCATTTGTGATTGTCGGATGGGAAGGCATCACCCAGCTTTCTCCACCCACCGGATTCATGCAACTTGGGCAGAGTGTCCCGACGAGGCTGATGAGTTACGATTCGCTGGGGCGGCTTCAGTCCGTTGCCTTGCCGGCAGCAGACGATGGTTCTGGACAACTTGTTCGGCCAACCTATCTCTACGGATACGACTCCTTTGGCAACCAAAACTTGATCGTCGATCCGCTCGGTCACGAGACTCGATTCACCTTTGATAATGATGGGCGTCAACTCACTCGAACGCTTCCTCTAGGATTTGGCGATGATGGCCAATTGGGAACGCCGGATGATTTGCCCGGGCTCCCATCGAACCAGTCGTGGGGCGACGGGTACTACACCGAATCCTTCCGCTATGACGACTTGGGGCGTCAGTACTTGCACATTTCGTTCGAAGGCATCGTCACGGAACAGATCTTCGATGATCCCACCGTTCCTGCTCTGCCGGATGGCTCCTCGACGGGACGAATGATCGAACTGCGATACTACGACTCGATCGCCGACTACGACAACGGCACTCTGAGAGAAACCTGGACCTACACGTACGACGCGTGGGGGCGCCAGCGAACGGCCACCCATTCGACGATCGATGGCAGCACGACGACCGAGGATCGAGTCGAGACCAACACCTTCGATGAGCAAGGACGGCTTTGGGTAGTGCAGACACCCGAGGGAACGTTGGAATACCGGTACGATGATCAAGGCCGAAAGACGGACACCATTGTTCGCTCCGCAAATGCTGACGTGCCATCTGATTCAAGTCTCGCTTGGCAAACGCCAGCCGAGCGTATCACTTCATACACGTACGATGCGTTCGGACGACTCAAAACCGTTGTGGAAGACAGCGATCCAAGTGACGCTACGAATGAAACCCTGGATACTCAGTACGGCTACACGTTTTCGGGGTCTCTCGGTCGCACCTCTCTGCCGAATGGAGTAACTCAAAACTACGCTTACGACTCACTTGGTCGTTTGGATGTGATGCACGACAGCTATGTCGTGGAGACCAGCGGAGAAACCTTGGAGTTGGCCCGCTACGACTACTCCGTGCGGGCTGACGGAAAGCGAACGGGACTCGTCGAATCGTTCTGGTTCGACGCCAACGCGGACGGCATTCGCGACGTAGATGAAGTCAAAACGACGAGCTACGACTGGATCTATGATCACGTTGGCCGGTTGACGCAAGAAACCGTTGATCACTGGGACGAAAGCTTCGACCAAACAGAATCATTCGCGTATGACCTCACCGGCAATCGAACCAGTCTGACTCGCGTCCCTAGCGCCATTGGCTCCCCTCTCCCTGACCAGGGAGAGGGGCCAGGGGTGAGGGTTGACTACGAGTATGATGCGAACGACCGTCTGTTCGCCGAGTTTTCCGATGATCGTTCTTTAGCGGACAACGACACTTTCACCGAGTACGACTACGACCACACGCAGCAAACTCGCAAGACCGTCCACACCGGCGCTGAAACCAGCGGCCCCAGGTTCTCGCAGCAACTCTTCGGCTATAACCTGCAAGGACGGATGGCCAGCGTCATCAACGACACCTTCGACGGTACCGGCACCCTCACCGCAAGAGAACGCACCCGCTACGAGTACGACGCTAAGTCCTTCCGCGTCTCGCTCGTAACTGAGGACGGCACGTCTCTCTCTGCCGACCCCAACACTGAAGTCTGGAGCCTGAAGTCTGAAACCTCGTTCCTAGCCGACCACCATAACCACACTGGATACACCCAAACGATCCGCGAAATGACAACCAACGCGGACGGCAGCACCAAAACGATCGACTACACCTTCGGCCAAGACGAAATCGCCCAGCGGGTTCGCACCGACGATGGGCAAGGCAACACCACCGACGAAACGCTCATCTTCGGTCACGATGGCCACGGCTCCGTCCGCGTCCTCTACGACGCCGCAGCCGCCATCGCTCAAGTCTTCACCTTCGCCGCATACGGCGAGATGATCGCGCTGCACAACGAGGCCGCAGCATCCATCGCCGTGTCCGCCCGCCTCTCATCGCTCGGCTATAGCGGAGAACACTTCGACGCCAAAGCCGCCCAGCAATACCTACGAGCAAGGTTTTATAACCCGGCCAACGGCAGGTTCAATCGGTTAGACCCGTTCGCGGGCAACATGCAAGACCCACAGAGCTTGCACAAATATGCCTACGTGCATGGTGATCCGATACTTGGTGTTGACTCAAATGGCGAATACACGATCGCTTCATCACTATCTGGAATGACAATTCAGGCAGGAATGTCAAATGCGCTGAATGATGCTAGCATGGCTGCGTATTCTGCCGCAGTTGGCGCGAAATCATCTCAGTCAATTGGAGAATTCGTTCAGGTATTTGACGAAAAATTTAATGAAGCATTGGAAGGAAGCTTCTACAGTTTATTGCCCTTTTTGGGAACGCTGTATGATTTGTACAAGTTTGGCGAGGCTGCGTTCAGTTTTATAGGGTCAGTAATAGATCGTACTGGAACGAACAGTGGAACGAACTCCAACACTTTTACGCATCGCCTGACTCCTGCTGTTTTCGGGCAAGTTGCACCAGGAATTCGCGGATGGACAGCTTCACGCTACTTCACAAAGTATCGCCCGGGGATGGTCATGGATTCTGTAAAGCGAATTAAGGATGGAATTGTTGACTACGTTCCACTAATTGGTAGCCCACAGGGTACAACACGGCTTGGTGCGCCAACTGCTCACGCTCAAGAAGTTAAACGACTCGCAGTGGCAATCGCAGAACATGCCGATACCGAACTAGTTGCGATGAATCGCTCTCTTTCTACGACACTGCGCGATATCGCTGGCACATATTCACCATGGGCTAAGAAGCTAGGCGTAAATCTCTACATTCCGGTTAACTACAAGAGTTTAACAAATCAGCTCGATCGATATAGCCCTGATGTGATTGCAATCCAAGGTGACCTGCTTATACTCCAAGAGGTTGCTTCACCAATGCAAATGGCACGCCACGGGGTCGATCCTGATTACATTAAATGGCTTGCAGCGGTTAAACAGGTTGCAAGTGATAGCTCTTTAAGAGTAAGGATAGAAGTGTACGATACGGCAGGAAATTTAGCAAAGGTTCTTTAA
- a CDS encoding IS4 family transposase has protein sequence MVVVDNELWIEEQFGQCDFGDSRRTKRMKLVAANMLAGPEKSLPGQNTQWSELKAAYRLFDSTEVTFESTASEHWNNTKQTRPGRYLLISDTTDINLNTHKATTGLGILGDGRSRGVQLHSSLVYDSERGVVVGQAGALLHYRKLKPKGETRAQRLARVRESDLWGNLVDQIGPAPQGSQWIHVFDRGGDNFEAMCHIKKTGTDCIIRAAKLNRIVLNQSGEKVSLNEACQDAQLLGSYTLNLRSRSGVAARKATLEVSVTSVTFLLPHRKSQWVKQCGIKTLEMNVVIVQEVNAPEGVKPIRWVLLTSLPAETFDDAWQVIEDYENRWLIEEYHKVEKSGCSIEAHALRTTSRLEPLLGLIGVIAVRLFQLKLVGRNQPNAKAKTHVPKHWLKCLKLLRPKVKVSELTVYEFFRELAKLGGFLGRTGDGEPGWQTIWRGYKEMHSLLDAMRLLGQL, from the coding sequence ATGGTTGTTGTTGACAATGAACTGTGGATCGAGGAGCAGTTTGGGCAATGCGATTTTGGTGACAGCCGAAGGACGAAACGAATGAAACTCGTCGCTGCCAACATGCTCGCCGGACCTGAAAAGTCCTTACCCGGACAGAATACCCAGTGGTCAGAACTGAAAGCTGCGTATCGGCTTTTTGATTCCACCGAAGTGACTTTTGAATCAACTGCTTCGGAGCACTGGAACAATACCAAGCAGACCCGTCCGGGCCGCTATCTTCTGATCAGCGATACGACCGATATCAATCTAAACACTCACAAAGCCACGACCGGCCTCGGAATACTCGGCGATGGCCGCAGTCGCGGAGTGCAACTGCACAGCAGCCTGGTTTATGACAGTGAGCGGGGAGTCGTTGTCGGACAAGCGGGAGCATTACTTCACTATCGCAAGCTAAAACCCAAGGGCGAAACTCGTGCCCAACGACTTGCTCGTGTCCGTGAGAGCGACTTGTGGGGGAATCTGGTGGATCAAATTGGACCAGCTCCACAAGGCTCTCAATGGATTCATGTCTTTGACCGAGGTGGTGACAACTTCGAGGCGATGTGCCACATCAAAAAGACTGGAACTGACTGCATCATCCGAGCGGCAAAGCTCAACCGCATTGTTCTGAATCAGTCAGGCGAGAAGGTCTCGCTCAACGAGGCTTGTCAAGACGCACAGCTTCTCGGCTCGTACACGCTCAATCTCCGAAGTCGTAGTGGAGTCGCTGCTCGCAAGGCGACTTTGGAAGTATCGGTGACGAGCGTGACCTTTCTACTACCGCATCGGAAAAGCCAATGGGTGAAGCAGTGCGGCATCAAGACCCTTGAAATGAATGTGGTAATTGTCCAGGAAGTCAACGCTCCAGAGGGAGTAAAACCGATACGTTGGGTGCTGTTGACGAGCCTGCCTGCTGAGACGTTCGATGATGCATGGCAGGTCATAGAGGACTACGAGAATCGTTGGCTGATCGAGGAGTATCACAAAGTGGAAAAATCGGGCTGTTCGATTGAGGCACACGCCTTGCGGACGACCTCGCGTCTTGAGCCTTTGCTGGGCTTGATCGGTGTCATTGCGGTTCGCCTATTTCAATTGAAGCTGGTGGGTAGAAATCAACCCAACGCAAAGGCTAAGACGCATGTTCCCAAGCATTGGTTAAAATGCCTTAAGCTCCTGCGTCCGAAGGTGAAGGTGAGCGAATTGACGGTCTACGAGTTTTTTCGCGAACTAGCTAAGCTAGGCGGATTCCTTGGTCGGACAGGAGACGGAGAACCCGGCTGGCAAACGATCTGGAGAGGCTACAAGGAAATGCACTCGTTACTTGACGCGATGCGTCTACTCGGGCAACTTTAG